One Diabrotica virgifera virgifera chromosome 3, PGI_DIABVI_V3a genomic window carries:
- the LOC114325287 gene encoding uncharacterized protein LOC114325287 codes for MNSCTKRDVVDASHTRLVNLVVPQASSFTSTMDVSCTRLLHDDELSIRLLGDRIRPRSRSSHLCNDDNTGSTPGHKSSSTAPLDAVSPFNDSDLDKLENCNASEGNYVICDCLYCEKDCTRFISYFIILSLWKIFMCLYKSQWSIVKRKSHSGRVLLAAVLLISFANVDGFADEFDKTEQFLDKVNLEKSIAAVFNKVAYGSTTKRSIPDNVYPVTTLATPLLTTYRYVNGNEEWLRVDLKNSDPVPERSNVEFEQPDFESENNRRDLDNGYGADLEKDHALPTSAPAADILKNNNNKHYNNPNRYNNDRLKPDFNVNNNPEQVTENIYKTTTSYNLLRNVRPTKSIYGKEPPSYVPPSRAFFTPPLPPEYQNPFADKPTLRGTNSDSFANRRPIPPPSLMPTKDRIPFRPDLPKVNMEKIPERTNNEQYRPSNPNHSQENKNEKKKSLNTPSQNVRIGEFHGLNRNMNESTFEYEKIPAITSITRILSGSNGRHEDISDILLRTVTATPNVQHFEPKIPKTRAPAAEPSLKIDDSSEEPVKPKIEDTRNDDTTSKKDFVQEAGPPDRSESVTIKKDNTISEKKNNPEDVTTQMSDVLNLPNVKEKDINKEMNVTIAKSDEIWLICWNVHVYLVVFGYFLLAMFSIYKLIRYENDPHMFSKSYFLTIHLMLTVICVLRIFYLIYDPYNLYNSFNVFLYDFLHNFPLSLLATTFAVLILFLLKRTLTHLEIKTRPVILVVVALLHIALCFCLSIVETMGHFDKASLNVCKPFFVLLAWALGFSYLYLYRIIKNVLAKKSQNLSEMCTQNISYASHITIAVALLFILLGLVQVYALFFIKVDRFNKEIKHHWILWSFELSVRFIEISIITLLAIVVSLKMSQREKQSAGGFPLFPCTTSDSSTDNIYPNNCNTNPNALNYSRQEMIMDNIPTEPVERPNLLKNAFQNDSFDKKSTLERYQSDSERGSNFDRFERPKWGSDRFDARTNDGSSLNNFVQPGSGNFERGPHNSVQNSLRNERSSARKAYDSAKYYVKPKYDMEYTNEDYQQDMFGNNADRNIYSEPVDNPGSHQYERTRHEFERSDFDRRSRNSSNTSGRRSTGRTRKNHPRPHLGVQTLPNHDRHQLQDSMLVDEQGFVRFRHMQEELDKPKKIKRQISDQNHYSDA; via the coding sequence ATGAACTCATGTACGAAGCGCGATGTTGTCGACGCCAGTCACACAAGATTGGTAAATTTGGTTGTGCCACAGGCTTCGAGCTTTACCTCTACTATGGACGTTAGTTGCACACGACTACTCCACGATGACGAACTCAGCATACGATTACTTGGTGATAGAATTCGCCCTAGATCTCGGAGTTCTCATCTTTGTAACGATGATAATACAGGAAGTACCCCTGGCCATAAATCTAGCAGTACTGCTCCCTTGGACGCAGTTAGCCCGTTTAACGATAGTGACTTAGATAAGTTAGAGAACTGTAATGCCTCCGAAGGCAACTATGTTATCTGTGATTGTTTATATTGTGAAAAAGACTGTACACGATTTATtagttattttataatattaagTTTATggaaaatatttatgtgcctatATAAAAGTCAATGGTCAATTGTAAAAAGGAAATCTCACTCGGGTCGGGTGTTGCTTGCTGCTGTGTTGTTAATATCTTTTGCGAACGTCGATGGCTTTGCGGATGAGTTTGACAAAACGGAACAATTTCTGGATAAAGTGAACTTGGAAAAGAGCATCGCTGCCGTTTTTAACAAAGTGGCTTATGGTAGTACGACCAAACGATCCATTCCTGATAACGTCTATCCAGTGACGACATTGGCAACTCCCTTATTAACTACGTATCGGTACGTCAACGGTAACGAGGAATGGCTAAGGGTGGACCTGAAGAATTCAGACCCGGTTCCGGAAAGATCAAATGTGGAATTCGAACAACCGGATTTTGAAAGCGAAAATAATCGAAGAGATCTTGATAATGGATATGGTGCAGATCTTGAAAAGGACCATGCGTTGCCCACTTCAGCTCCTGCTGCCGATATTCttaaaaacaacaacaacaaacaCTATAATAATCCGAACAGGTATAACAATGACCGGTTAAAACCGGattttaatgtaaataataatcCTGAACAAGTTACTGAAAACATATACAAGACTACGACGTCGTATAACTTACTAAGAAATGTTAGGCCCACTAAGTCCATTTATGGGAAAGAGCCACCGAGTTATGTTCCTCCTAGTCGAGCATTTTTCACGCCTCCTCTTCCACCAGAATATCAAAACCCATTTGCTGACAAACCAACTTTAAGAGGTACAAATTCTGATAGTTTTGCTAATCGTAGACCCATACCACCTCCAAGTCTAATGCCTACTAAAGACAGAATTCCCTTCAGACCAGACCTACCCAAAGTTAATATGGAGAAAATACCTGAGAGGACTAATAACGAACAATACCGCCCATCCAATCCAAACCATTCACAAGAGAATAAGAACGAAAAGAAGAAATCGTTGAACACACCTTCTCAAAACGTTAGAATAGGTGAGTTTCATGGATTAAACAGAAACATGAACGAAAGCACTTTCGAGTACGAGAAAATACCGGCAATAACGTCAATTACAAGAATCTTAAGCGGATCAAACGGTCGACATGAAGATATATCCGATATACTTTTGAGAACGGTTACAGCCACTCCCAATGTTCAACATTTCGAACCCAAAATACCAAAAACTAGAGCACCTGCTGCCGAACCCAGTTTGAAAATCGACGATTCCAGTGAAGAACCCGTAAAACCTAAAATAGAAGATACCAGAAACGACGATACCACTTCCAAAAAAGATTTTGTTCAGGAGGCTGGTCCTCCTGATCGTTCAGAAAGTGTTACCATAAAAAAAGATAATACTATATCTGAGAAGAAAAATAATCCCGAAGACGTGACCACGCAGATGTCAGATGTTCTTAATTTACCCAACGTAAAGGAAAAAGATATCAACAAAGAAATGAACGTTACCATTGCTAAGTCAGACGAAATTTGGTTAATCTGTTGGAATGTCCATGTCTACTTGGTGGTGTTTGGTTATTTCCTTTTGGCGATGTTCTCAATATACAAACTAATTCGCTATGAAAACGATCCTCACATGTTTTCTAAAAGTTATTTCCTAACTATACATTTAATGCTTACTGTGATCTGTGTATTGCGTATATTTTACCTTATATACGATCCCTACAATTTGTACAACTCTTTTAATGTTTTTCTTTATGATTTCCTTCATAATTTCCCTCTAAGTCTACTTGCGACAACTTTTGCAGTGCTGatattatttttactaaaaagaACTTTGACGCATTTGGAAATTAAAACTCGTCCAGTTATTCTTGTGGTGGTTGCTTTATTACACATAGCTTTATGCTTCTGTCTTAGCATTGTGGAAACCATGGGTCACTTCGATAAAGCTAGCTTAAATGTATGTAAACCGTTCTTCGTTCTGTTAGCTTGGGCTCTTGGTTTCAGCTATCTGTATCTTTATAGGATAATCAAGAATGTTCTTGCAAAGAAAAGTCAGAACTTGTCTGAAATGTGCACACAAAATATCTCTTACGCTAGTCATATTACTATAGCTGTAGCTCTTCTATTTATTCTCTTGGGTCTAGTGCAGGTATACGCACTATTCTTTATAAAAGTTGATCGTTTCAACAAGGAAATCAAACACCACTGGATATTGTGGAGTTTTGAACTATCGGTAAGATTTATAGAAATATCTATAATTACTTTACTGGCCATTGTTGTGAGTCTAAAGATGTCTCAAAGAGAAAAACAGTCTGCGGGCGGCTtccctcttttcccatgcacaaCAAGCGATTCCAGCACTGATAATATTTACCCTAATAATTGTAACACTAATCCTAACGCACTTAACTACAGTAGACAAGAAATGATTATGGATAACATTCCAACAGAACCTGTGGAAAGACCAAATTTATTGAAAAACGCTTTCCAGAACGACTCTTTTGATAAGAAATCTACGTTGGAGAGATATCAAAGCGATAGTGAACGTGGCAGTAATTTCGATAGATTCGAACGACCCAAATGGGGATCTGACAGATTTGATGCCCGTACAAATGATGGTTCTAGTTTAAATAATTTTGTGCAACCAGGTTCTGGTAACTTCGAAAGAGGTCCTCACAATTCTGTCCAAAATTCGTTAAGAAACGAGAGATCCTCCGCAAGAAAAGCTTATGATTCCGCGAAATACTACGTTAAACCCAAGTATGACATGGAATATACTAATGAAGATTACCAACAAGATATGTTTGGTAATAACGCCGACAGGAACATATACAGTGAGCCTGTTGATAACCCCGGTTCACACCAGTATGAGAGAACAAGACATGAATTTGAGCGATCAGACTTCGACAGGCGATCTAGAAATAGTTCAAACACCTCTGGTCGCAGGTCTACTGGGCGAACGCGAAAGAACCACCCCAGACCACATTTAGGAGTTCAGACTTTACCGAATCACGACAGGCATCAGTTGCAGGATTCTATGTTGGTAGACGAGCAAGGATTCGTGCGATTCAGACATATGCAAGAGGAATTGGACAAGCCGAAGAAGATCAAACGCCAGATTAGTGACCAAAATCACTATAGTGATGCGTAA